GGCCCAAGATGATGTTTGACACAGCACGAGGCTTCAATCCCGGCACGGCGTTCCTCGACGCAGACGGCGTCAGTGCGGTGTTCGCGTTCCTCAACAAGAACGCCGAGGCCAAAGTCATCTCTGCGCCCCGCACCGTGACCCTCGACAATGAAACCGCTAAGATTGATGTCGTTCGACAGATCCCGATCATCACGACTTCGCCGTCCTCAGCAAACACCCCCGGCGCATCATCGATCACCTATTCGAACGTCGGCGTCATTCTCAATGTTACTCCCAGAATCTCCGCTGACGACACGGTTAACCTGAAGGTAACTCCGGAAGTCTCCCGCGTATTCAGCATCGATGAGGTCCAGAGCGGCGGCGCACAGAACACAGTCTATACATTCGACAAGCGCGTGCTCACAACAACGGTGGTCATCCCTAGCGGAAACACCCTGGTGTTGGGCGGTCTCGTGCAAGACGACATCCGCACTGGCAACACGAAGGTTCCAGGCCTCGGCGACATTCCCTTCCTCGGCCGCGCCTTCCGCACGGACAGCAAGGAGCGCTCACAGAACAACCTACTGATTTTCATCACCCCGACAATTGTGCAGGATTCAGACTATCAGCCAACGCAGACCACGTTCCTCCGCAACCCCGTGCCCAAGGAAGATTCAAAAGAATGGTCCTCGTGGGACAGCGGCAAGCCCAAGGATTGGAGCCGTCGAAACAAGTCGGACGCCAAGTTCCAGGACTTTTCCAGCGCCAACTGACCCCGACCTGAAAGCAGCGATATGAAACACTCGATCGGTAAACTCATGCTCTGTCACGTCAAGTGGCTCGCAGTCCTCGTCGTCGCGACGATGGCGGCGACGGTGGCCCACGCGCAACGCAACTCGCCAGTTGGTTCCTGGGATGTGGTCGCCTCCGGCGGAGGCCAGGCTGCCTTGATGATTCTGGAGTTCGGCGCGGACAATACAGTGTCCGGTTACGCCCTGTTCTCTGGAGTTCAGAAGAAGGCTCCCAAGGATAATGGACGTGGCGTGCCCGCGTCTCGCGATGGATCTGATGGTGCGAGCACGAACGCACAGACCAAGCGAACCAACTGGTTCGGCTTCACCCCCATCTCTGGAACCTGGATGATGGATTTGAAGGGAAATACCGTTGGCTTCTATACATTCATCGGAGCCGTCGGAGGCGAAGAGGTGGTCAACTCCGTCAGTTTCCGCGGCAAGGCGCAGGCTAACAAACGCCTGACCCTCGTCGCTTCAACGACCTACGGCAAGGTAGCCTTCCGTGGCATTCCGCTTCGAACCGTCACGCCCAAAGGCGGCGGGACATTCGATGCCTCAGGGTGGTATGGAGCCAGGAAAATAAAGAACGTCGTGGATCAGGAGTTCTTCTCCCTCGCCCTGTCGGAAGTGCCAAACGTCTATATCATCGAAGGAAGCGGGCCTACATACGAATACCCTTACGAGGGAGGAAGCGTGGCCATGATCTCTCGACAAAAGAAGATTGGTTTCGCCATTCAGGAAAGGACGGGGACAAACGACGTTCTGCGAGCATCCATCGGGAATTTCAATAACGGCAAGAAAACCTCCGCAGTCACCAAAGGGGTTATTCAAGCGAGCGATTCCTATTTCGAATTCAAGGCGGTGCGTTTCGAATAACGAGTCCGCGACAATCTGATTCCTTTTCTCAAAGCGCCGCCCTGTTTGGGCGGCGCTGTTTTTTCACACCTGCGATGTCCAGGTTCAATCCGTCACTCCACGTTCAGAGCTCTTTCAAGGAACTGCTCCAGGTGCGGGAGGATGGTGGTGTCCGCCGTGACAAGGGTGGCACCTGCCGCACGGGCGGCATCCTGCAAGCCGCTGTCGGCGTCCGAGGCAAATGCAATGATTGGAATATGCTTCGTCTCCGAGGTGTTTCGCAGTTCGGCAATGGCTGAACAGGCGTCGGAGGCCTGGCTGTACAAGTCAACGAGCACAACCAGCGGACGGCTCTCCAGCGCTTTTTTGACGAGTTCGTGCCCGATGGGAACCACCTGCACGCGGTAGTTGAGATCCCGGAGCCGATTCGCCACCTGTGTTCCAGGCAGCAGCTTCTCGTAAGCAATCAGCGCCAAGGGTTGAGTCATGCCTTTAGGATGAAAGCCGGGGCTGAAAACTGCAAAACGATTTCCTTCCGAAAACCTCCGGACAGACCCGACAGTTGGGAACCTGCGCTACGAAAATGGCAGAAGAATCTACAGTATCAGCGCAATCACAATTCCGTCAGCGCCTCCCGCTTTAAGCATTCAATCCGGTATGGCTTTCAATGATGCCCTTGGCAATCGCGTGCCGGGTTAATCCAGCGACGTCGTGAATTCCCAGCTTGTTCATCACCTGCTGCCGATGCTTCTCAACCGTTTTGATGCTGATGCACAGCTCAGCAGCGATCTGCTTGTTTGCGCGGCCTTCGGCAATCAACTGCAAAACCTCTGCTTCGCGTGTCGTCAGGTGATCCGTCCGCCGCCGTGCGGGCTGGCCGCTCGCGAATGCCTCACGACACTGGTCCCGCAAACGCTTGGCGATCGACGGGCTGAAATAGGCATTCCCGCGATGCACCTCCCGGATGGCCTTCAACAACTCGTTTGCCGCCGTTTGTTTGATGAGGTATCCCGCTGCCCCAGCTTCGGTTAGCTGCTGGACATATTCATCATCGCTGTATGAGGAAAGAACCAGAACCTTCGTCGCCGGCAGCGCGTGCGCGATCTGCCGGGTGGCCTCCAAACCGTTGAGTTGCGGCATGGCGATATCCATCACAACCACGTCAGGCATCATTTTTTTGACATTCTGGACAGCAGTCCTGCCGTCCCCCGCTTCTCCAACGATTTCAATGTCACCTTCCGCAATCAATAACGCCCTCAACCCCTGCCGGACAACCGTATGATCATCCGCAAGAAATACCGTAATTTTTTGCATACCTATGTCGGTGTGTACTCTCGTTGTAAATTCACATCGAACCTAACGCGAGATCCGGTTTGTGCCAGACGCATTTTGGAAAATCTTGTTCGGGAAAAACCCCATGAACGGGCCTCTCGCACAGCGGCAGTATCCGCCCGATGTTGAGACTTCGCCTTATTCCCGTGCTCTGTCTGGCCGGATGCCTGCACGCCGGGGCGCAACCTCTGGCCTCCGAGGAACAGCCGTTGCAACTTCCGGCGGCCGGTGCCCTCAGCGCGCGCCTTCTCGCGCCCCAGCTCGTGGAAGTCACACTGGTCAACTCGAAACCAAGCCAGGCGGCCCCTGTCACCCAGTGGAACTTTATCGGACGAGACGGACGCGCACGCCTGCCTGCACCCGCCGATATTTCCGTGACTGCTAGCGGCCGATCTATACCCGTTGAGCAGGTTGGGTTCAGGAGACGTGTGCTGTACGCACCCCTGAAGGAACGCGATCTGCGGATTGGAAATCACCTCTTCGTTCAGCTGGGCACCGCCCCTGGGTCGAACGATGTGATCGAAGTCCGAATCCCGGGCGCCCGGGGTGGAACCGGTCCCACCAGATTATCCACGAAAGCCACGCCAGATCGCTGGTCGCCCGCCATTCACATAAATCAGATTGGCTATCTTCCGCGGCAGCACAAGGCCGCAATGATAGGCTACTATCTCGGTTCTCTTGGCGAACTTGACCTGGGCTCTGTATTCAAGAATGGAACACCCGTCTTTCATCTTATTGACCCCACGGGCGCTTCAGTGTTCCAGGGTGAACTTAAAACACGGCTGGATCGGGGCTTCCCGTTCGCGTCGTACCAGAAGGTTTACGAAGCCGATTTCACACAGTTTGAGAAACCCGGCACGTATCGGGTGTTCGTGCCGGGATTAGGCGTGTCGTGGCCGTTCCAAATCAGTGACGATGCCGCCGCCGCGTGGACCCGAACCTACGCGCTGGGACTTTATCACCAGCGTTGCGGCACAGACAACGTCCTGCCCTTCACGCGCTTCACGCATGGCGACTGCCATGCGGCGCCCGCGGAAGTTCCAGACCGTTCGGCACGGTTCGAAAATGTGAATTATGTCCTGGAACAGGAAACAGAAGGCGCGCGTGAGGGACGTCATACCGCGCGTCCATTGAAGGATGTCGCTGCCAGCCTGTACCCGTTCATCAACAAAGGGCCGGTCGATGTTCGGGGCGGACACCATGATGCCGGTGACTACAGCAAATACACCGAAAACAGCGCGAACCTGGTGCATCTGCTGGTCTTCGCAGCCGACAATTTCCCGGGCGTCGCCGATTTGGATAATCTCGGCCTGCCGGAGAGTGGCGATGGAAAGAGTGACATTCTTCAGGAAGCAAAATGGGAGGCGGATTTTCTGGCGAAAATGCAGGATGCGGACGGCGGCTTTTATTTCCTGGTGTATCCGCGCGAGCGCCGCTACGAAAACGATGTCACGCCCGATCACGGCGATCCGCAGGTCGTGTTCCCGAAGACAACCGCGGTTACCGCAGCCGCAACAGCCGCGCTGGCACAATGCGCCTCGTCTCCTGCCTTCAAACGGCAGTTTCCGGATGCCGCGGCACTGTATCTTGTAAAGGCGCGCAAGGGATGGGAATTCCTGGAGAAAGCCATTGCAAAACATGGAAAGGACGGCGCCTACCAGAAGATCACGCATTACGGGAATGATTTCATACATGATGACGAACTCGCCTGGGCTGCGTGCGAAATGTTCGCAGCCACGGGAGAAGATCGCTACGCGGAACGTCTGGCGGAATGGCTCAATCCCTCGGATCCTGCCACGCGCAAATGGAGTTGGTGGCGCTTGTTTGAAGCGTATGGCCATGCCATCCGAAGTTATGCTTTCGCTGAACGGAGCGGGCGCCTGAAGGCGAATCAACTCGACCGCTCCCTTGTCGCGAAGTGCGAATTGGAGATCGAGACTGCGGGAATGGATCAGTTGCAACGGTCCGAGAACAGCGCCTATGGCACCAGTTTCCCGATCGAAACCAAACGCACACGCAGCGCGGGCTGGTATTTCTCGAGCGATGCGGCTTTCGACCTCGCGGTGGCCTGTCAGCTGAAATACCCCGTGATGAACGATCCTCGAAAGCAATTCATGAACGCGATCCTTCGCAACGTGAACTTCGAGTTTGGCTGCAACCCCGTCAACGTGTGTTATCTCACCGGGATCGGATGGCGTCCTCAACGCGAGGTCGTTCATCAATACGCCCAGAACGACCGCAGAATTCTTCCGCCTGCTGGAATCCCGCTTGGGAACATTCACGATGGATTCGGCTGGTTGGATCACTACGGAAAGGAACTCGGGGAAATCAGTTATCCCGCGGACGACGATTCGATCGCGCCTTATCCCATGTACGACCGCTGGGGCGACAGCTTCAACCTGAAGCAGGAGTTCGTCGTTTCAAACCAGGCGCGAGGACTCGCGGCACTTGCGTGGTTGATGGCGCAAACCCCGTTGAAAGCCCAGCCATGGAAACCTCAACTGGCCCGCATCAGCGGCATCCCCGCAGGCGTGCGCGCGGGGCAGACGAATCGATTAGAGCTGACCGTGGACGGCGTCGATCTTTCTGAGGCACGGACTGTTTGGGAAACTGGCGGAGAACCCTTTATCGGAAGGACGTTTGTGTTCGAACCCGCGAAATCGGGAAGACAATGGATTGACGCTGAAGCGCTGCTGCCTGACGGGCGCCGCTTCGTCGCTGTCACAAACCTCATTGTTCGTTGAACGATATTCAGCCGCGTCTGTTAAGTTACCACGGGCAAAGGCTGCCGCTTGAGTTGACGAAGATCCTGCTGTTGGCGAAGCAGCTCATCGCGCTCCGCATCGGAAATTTCCGACAGCCCCGCGCGCCGGCCGAGGGCCTGCATCTGCCGATCAAAAAATTGATTTCGCAAACGCGTCGCAATGTCCGCGAGCTGCTGCGCGGGATTCGGCAGCGGTCGATCTTCAGCCGCGGCTTCCGTGATAAGGCTGCGCATCGCGGCATCCTCCAGCTGGCTTAAAAAATCGCCAAGGTTCCTCCACGCCTCGCCCGTTTCTAGCTCCACCCGCTTCGCAATCGCCGCGCGAACGTGGTCGTGTTGAATCCAGCGAAGATCAAGGTGCGATGCGCACCAGCGAACGAGGTCTTCGTGTCGGAAAATGACTTTAAGAAGCCAAAGCTCCTGCGTCGTCGGCCTCGGCATTTCCGGCTCCTCGTCAGGCGGCCCCCCGGCCGCTGGCTCCCGATCAGGCAACTTGTAACTCAGGCCTGACTTTTTAAATTCGGCTCGCACCGATTCGGCGGAAACTCCCAGGTGCAGCGCGGTCTTCTGCGCGTATTTATCAATCAATACGTTGTTTCCAGTCTTATACACGGCCTGCGCCATCTCCCGAAGCACCGCAAGCCGCCCTTTGTCAGTGCCGACGTCGTGCAGTGCAGTGAGCCTCCCGAGGTAATAGTCAAAGAATCCCTGCGCGGCGGCGATCACGTTTCGAAACGCGTCAGCGCCTGACGCCTTGATCAGGCTGTCGGGATCATGAGGCGCCGGAACGATCGCCACGCGAACAGCAAACCCGGTCTCCAGCAAGCCGTCGAGCGCCCGAACCGTGGCGTTCTGGCCCGCGTTGTCGGAGTCGAAACACAGCACGACCTCGTCGGTGTAACGCTTCAGGATGCGCGCGTGCTCATGGGTGAGGGCTGTTCCCTGCGGCGCCACGATGTTCTCCACTCCCGCCATAAAACATGCGATCAAATCCAGCTGGCCTTCGCAGACGATCGCGAAACCGCCATCGAGAATCGCGCGCTTGGATTTATCGAGTCCAAAGAACACTTTGCTCTTTGTGAAAATCGGCGTCTCAGGCGAATTGACATACTTGGCCGACTTCTCGTCGCCAGCCAGCACACGCCCGCTGAATGCAATCACCCTGCCCTGCTCGTCGCAAATCGGGAACATCAGCCGCCCGCGGAACCGATCGTAGAAGTGATCGCTGCCCTCCTTGCGCAGCACGAGACCGGACTTCTCCATCATGTCAGCCGCAAACCCCTTGCTGCGGCCCCAGTTGACGGTGTCGTCCCACGCGTCTGGCGCACAGCCAATCCGAAACAGCCTGATCGCGTCAGCCGTCACTCCCCGTTTTGCGAGGTAATCGCGCCCCGCCTGACCGGCAGCTTCGTTGGCAAGGCAGTTCTGCCACCGCTGCGTGATCTGCTCATGAATCTGCAGCAGTGTGTCCTTGAGGTGGCGGGACTGAACCTGTTCCGCGCCTTGCTCAAATTCCAGGGGGATCTTCGCGCGGTCGGCGAGCCGCTTCAGAGCTTCAGGAAAATCCACGCTCTCGTATTCCTTGACGAACGTGAACACGTCTCCGCCTTTGTGGCAGCCAAAGCAATGAAAGATCTGGCGGCTGGGATTGACGTTGAAGCTCGGGCTTTTTTCCTTGTGAAACGGGCAGAGGGCGACGAAGTTCGCACCCGCGCGTTTCAACGGCAGATACGATCCAATGACGTCCACGATATCACTGGCGGCACGAATCCGTTCCAGGGTGGCGGGAGCAATGAAGCCCGGCATGCGGGCAGATTATTCAGCGGCGGAATCGAAACAAGGCTGATTGCAGGGAACTCAAGGGGTGGCGAATTCTCGCTGCTGGAATTCCTTCGACTCGGGCACCGTCGGCTTGATCAGGAGAAATCCGAGCTGACCGCGAATGAACGAGCCGGTCAAGGAGTGCTGAAAAACCTGGGACTGCACCTCGTAAAGGCTTGGAAAAAAATCGCTTCCGTAAACCTCATTCTGGTACCTCTCGGCAGCCTGGATTTCAGCGGTGCTGTAAGCGCGGGCGTTCAACAGGGCGAGGCTGGCGATCAGCACGCACCCAAGCCGCACTACTCCCGCGACCATTCCGAGGTAGAATTCACTGCTGCCGAACGCATCACTTCCAATCAGCTTTCCGCCAGCCGCCTTTTTCAAATAGGAAAAGCCAATGAAGAACACCAGGCCGAGCGCGACGTACGCCATGAGGTAGCTGGAAAGCAGACTGAACACGGAATGGTCGGCCAGGGCAGACCCAACCTGATGATAAAGGAATGCGCACCCGAGCGCGATGGCCAGCCACTTCAGCATGCTCATCAGTTCCTCGGATAACCCGTGCTTGCGACCCTGGCGCACACCGAAAAGGAGCACCATCACAGTGAGGACATCAAACCAGTTGATTGGCAGTGTTGCGTTCATTTGAGACACCTGGCGCTTAAACGCAGGTCATCCTCCCCAAACAAGCCGTTTCCGTGCCACCCGGGAATTAATGGGAACTCAGCCAGAAGCGGATGTTCGGCGCCTGCGGATTACGGGGATCGAGCTGAAGCGCCGTGAGGTAATGCTCCTTCGCTTTCGCGTTCTGACGCAGTTGCTGTGAGTAAATGTTGCCGAGCAGCACGTGCACCCGGGATTCCCGCGGATAGCGCGCCAGGATGGTTTCGAGCTCGCGAATCGCATCAGAAACGTAATTACCCTGCTTCAACGCAAGCGCGAAGTTGAAACGCGCGTCCAGGGAGTCGGGCCGAATTGCGAGCGCATGCTCATAGGCTGTCAAAGCCTGAGACAGATTACCCGTGGAAAGGGATGCCAGGGCGAGGTTGTAGAACGCTTCGAAATTTGCAGGATCGAGCCGCGTGGCTTCGCGGTAAGCCTGGATCGCCT
The sequence above is drawn from the Verrucomicrobiia bacterium genome and encodes:
- a CDS encoding glycoside hydrolase family 9 protein, whose translation is MLRLRLIPVLCLAGCLHAGAQPLASEEQPLQLPAAGALSARLLAPQLVEVTLVNSKPSQAAPVTQWNFIGRDGRARLPAPADISVTASGRSIPVEQVGFRRRVLYAPLKERDLRIGNHLFVQLGTAPGSNDVIEVRIPGARGGTGPTRLSTKATPDRWSPAIHINQIGYLPRQHKAAMIGYYLGSLGELDLGSVFKNGTPVFHLIDPTGASVFQGELKTRLDRGFPFASYQKVYEADFTQFEKPGTYRVFVPGLGVSWPFQISDDAAAAWTRTYALGLYHQRCGTDNVLPFTRFTHGDCHAAPAEVPDRSARFENVNYVLEQETEGAREGRHTARPLKDVAASLYPFINKGPVDVRGGHHDAGDYSKYTENSANLVHLLVFAADNFPGVADLDNLGLPESGDGKSDILQEAKWEADFLAKMQDADGGFYFLVYPRERRYENDVTPDHGDPQVVFPKTTAVTAAATAALAQCASSPAFKRQFPDAAALYLVKARKGWEFLEKAIAKHGKDGAYQKITHYGNDFIHDDELAWAACEMFAATGEDRYAERLAEWLNPSDPATRKWSWWRLFEAYGHAIRSYAFAERSGRLKANQLDRSLVAKCELEIETAGMDQLQRSENSAYGTSFPIETKRTRSAGWYFSSDAAFDLAVACQLKYPVMNDPRKQFMNAILRNVNFEFGCNPVNVCYLTGIGWRPQREVVHQYAQNDRRILPPAGIPLGNIHDGFGWLDHYGKELGEISYPADDDSIAPYPMYDRWGDSFNLKQEFVVSNQARGLAALAWLMAQTPLKAQPWKPQLARISGIPAGVRAGQTNRLELTVDGVDLSEARTVWETGGEPFIGRTFVFEPAKSGRQWIDAEALLPDGRRFVAVTNLIVR
- a CDS encoding CvpA family protein, which gives rise to MNATLPINWFDVLTVMVLLFGVRQGRKHGLSEELMSMLKWLAIALGCAFLYHQVGSALADHSVFSLLSSYLMAYVALGLVFFIGFSYLKKAAGGKLIGSDAFGSSEFYLGMVAGVVRLGCVLIASLALLNARAYSTAEIQAAERYQNEVYGSDFFPSLYEVQSQVFQHSLTGSFIRGQLGFLLIKPTVPESKEFQQREFATP
- the dnaG gene encoding DNA primase produces the protein MPGFIAPATLERIRAASDIVDVIGSYLPLKRAGANFVALCPFHKEKSPSFNVNPSRQIFHCFGCHKGGDVFTFVKEYESVDFPEALKRLADRAKIPLEFEQGAEQVQSRHLKDTLLQIHEQITQRWQNCLANEAAGQAGRDYLAKRGVTADAIRLFRIGCAPDAWDDTVNWGRSKGFAADMMEKSGLVLRKEGSDHFYDRFRGRLMFPICDEQGRVIAFSGRVLAGDEKSAKYVNSPETPIFTKSKVFFGLDKSKRAILDGGFAIVCEGQLDLIACFMAGVENIVAPQGTALTHEHARILKRYTDEVVLCFDSDNAGQNATVRALDGLLETGFAVRVAIVPAPHDPDSLIKASGADAFRNVIAAAQGFFDYYLGRLTALHDVGTDKGRLAVLREMAQAVYKTGNNVLIDKYAQKTALHLGVSAESVRAEFKKSGLSYKLPDREPAAGGPPDEEPEMPRPTTQELWLLKVIFRHEDLVRWCASHLDLRWIQHDHVRAAIAKRVELETGEAWRNLGDFLSQLEDAAMRSLITEAAAEDRPLPNPAQQLADIATRLRNQFFDRQMQALGRRAGLSEISDAERDELLRQQQDLRQLKRQPLPVVT
- a CDS encoding response regulator transcription factor; translation: MQKITVFLADDHTVVRQGLRALLIAEGDIEIVGEAGDGRTAVQNVKKMMPDVVVMDIAMPQLNGLEATRQIAHALPATKVLVLSSYSDDEYVQQLTEAGAAGYLIKQTAANELLKAIREVHRGNAYFSPSIAKRLRDQCREAFASGQPARRRTDHLTTREAEVLQLIAEGRANKQIAAELCISIKTVEKHRQQVMNKLGIHDVAGLTRHAIAKGIIESHTGLNA